A part of Deltaproteobacteria bacterium genomic DNA contains:
- a CDS encoding acyl-CoA dehydrogenase family protein → MNFDLTEEQKMVKETARKFAEREIMPFARENDVKEHFPIEIFRKMAGLGFLGGPIPEKYGGAGLDFISDAIIFEEIGRADSSLRTALSVQVSLVGLTILKWGTEEQKQKYIPKLCKGEFIGCFALTEPNAGSDAASILTSAALKGNEWILNGTKTWISSGSIADIAIVFAVTDKTKGYHGITAFIIEKGCPGFSTKDIKGKLGLRASNTAELIFEDCRIPKNAVLGDIGKGFKIAMSALDNGRYGVASGCVGIIQGCIDACARYAKERHQFGKPIAGFQLIQDKIARMVVDCDAARLLVYRAGHLKNKGKVNTIETSIAKYFASEAANRAASDAVQIFGGYGYSNEYPVERYFRDAKVATIYEGTSEIQKLIIGSHALGIKAFV, encoded by the coding sequence ATGAACTTTGACCTCACAGAAGAACAAAAAATGGTGAAGGAGACCGCAAGAAAATTTGCTGAAAGAGAGATAATGCCGTTTGCAAGGGAGAATGATGTAAAAGAGCATTTTCCCATAGAGATATTCAGAAAGATGGCTGGGCTGGGTTTTCTCGGCGGCCCGATTCCGGAAAAATACGGCGGAGCGGGTCTTGATTTTATAAGCGATGCAATAATATTTGAGGAGATTGGCAGGGCGGATTCCTCTTTAAGGACAGCATTATCCGTTCAGGTGTCGCTTGTCGGCCTTACAATATTAAAATGGGGGACCGAAGAACAGAAACAGAAATATATTCCTAAACTGTGCAAAGGGGAATTCATCGGCTGTTTTGCGCTTACTGAGCCAAACGCAGGCAGCGATGCCGCAAGTATTTTAACCAGCGCGGCATTGAAGGGTAATGAATGGATATTGAACGGCACAAAAACATGGATAAGCAGCGGCAGTATAGCAGATATTGCTATTGTCTTTGCGGTGACAGACAAAACAAAAGGGTATCACGGCATAACGGCCTTTATCATAGAAAAGGGCTGTCCGGGTTTTTCTACAAAGGATATAAAAGGAAAATTAGGATTAAGGGCGTCAAATACAGCAGAGCTTATTTTTGAAGATTGCAGGATTCCAAAGAATGCTGTACTGGGCGATATTGGCAAAGGCTTCAAGATTGCCATGAGCGCGCTTGACAACGGGAGATACGGCGTCGCATCCGGCTGTGTTGGTATCATACAGGGATGCATAGACGCCTGTGCCAGGTACGCGAAAGAAAGGCATCAATTCGGAAAACCCATCGCAGGCTTTCAACTGATACAAGATAAGATTGCAAGAATGGTAGTTGATTGCGATGCGGCAAGGCTTCTTGTATATCGGGCAGGACATCTCAAAAACAAGGGCAAAGTAAATACTATTGAAACATCCATTGCAAAATACTTTGCCAGCGAAGCGGCCAACAGGGCGGCATCTGATGCAGTGCAGATATTCGGCGGATATGGCTATTCAAACGAATATCCTGTTGAGAGATATTTCAGAGATGCCAAAGTGGCAACCATTTATGAAGGCACATCAGAGATACAGAAGCTCATAATTGGCAGCCATGCATTAGGGATAAAGGCATTTGTATAA